From a region of the Myroides sp. JBRI-B21084 genome:
- a CDS encoding ParA family protein, whose amino-acid sequence MGKIIAIANQKGGVGKTTTSVNLAASLGALEKKVLLIDADPQANATSGLGIDVESVEAGTYQILEHTVTPQEVAMECTAPNVSLIPAHIDLVAIEIELVDKENREYMLKQALAPIKDQYDYIIIDCAPSLGLLTLNALTAADSVVIPIQCEYFALEGLGKLLNTIKSVQKIHNQNLDIEGLLLTMYDSRLRLSNQVVDEVQKHFNDMVFDTVIQRNVKLSEAPSFGESIINYDAASKGATNYLSLAQEIIQKNTTN is encoded by the coding sequence ATGGGTAAAATCATTGCTATAGCCAATCAAAAAGGTGGTGTAGGAAAAACAACCACTTCTGTTAATTTAGCTGCATCGTTAGGTGCATTAGAAAAAAAAGTATTATTAATTGATGCCGATCCACAGGCAAATGCCACTTCTGGTTTGGGAATTGATGTAGAATCGGTTGAAGCAGGAACTTATCAAATTTTAGAACATACCGTTACACCGCAAGAAGTTGCTATGGAATGTACGGCACCAAATGTATCTTTAATTCCGGCGCATATCGATTTAGTAGCTATAGAAATTGAATTAGTTGATAAAGAAAACCGCGAATACATGCTTAAACAAGCATTAGCACCAATTAAAGATCAATACGATTATATTATTATAGATTGTGCACCATCGTTAGGTTTACTAACATTAAATGCATTAACTGCTGCAGATTCTGTTGTTATACCTATTCAATGCGAATATTTTGCATTAGAAGGTTTAGGAAAATTATTGAATACTATTAAAAGTGTTCAAAAAATTCACAATCAAAATTTAGATATCGAAGGCTTGTTATTAACCATGTACGATTCGCGTTTACGCTTATCAAACCAAGTGGTAGATGAAGTACAAAAACACTTTAACGATATGGTTTTTGATACCGTTATTCAGCGTAATGTTAAGTTAAGCGAAGCGCCTTCTTTTGGTGAAAGTATTATTAATTACGACGCGGCTAGTAAAGGCGCAACTAATTATTTAAGTTTAGCTCAAGAAATCATTCAAAAAAACACAACTAATTAA
- a CDS encoding SDR family oxidoreductase — MDYSQKMLRNDALTNKVIIVTGGGSGLGKAMTTYFLELGAKVAITSRDIEKLKNTASELEQQTGGTCLPIACDVRHYDQVENMLQQVLNNFGKVDVLVNNAAGNFISPTERLSANAFDTIIDIVLKGSKNCTLALGKYWIEKGEKNKTVLNIVTTYAWTGSGYVVPSATAKAGVLAMTRSLAVEWAKYGIRMNAIAPGPFPTKGAWDRLLPGDLKDTFDITKQVPLRRVGDHQELANLAAYLVSDFSQYINGEVVTIDGGEWLQGAGEFNMLENIPKELWDMLEQMIKSKGNK, encoded by the coding sequence ATGGACTATTCACAAAAAATGTTACGCAACGATGCGTTAACCAATAAAGTTATAATTGTAACTGGCGGCGGCAGCGGTTTAGGCAAAGCCATGACTACTTATTTTTTAGAATTGGGCGCAAAAGTTGCCATTACATCGCGCGATATTGAAAAATTAAAAAACACCGCTAGCGAATTAGAACAACAAACCGGCGGAACTTGTTTACCAATTGCCTGCGATGTGCGCCATTACGACCAAGTTGAAAACATGTTACAACAAGTTTTAAACAACTTTGGTAAAGTAGATGTTTTAGTAAACAATGCTGCAGGTAATTTTATATCGCCTACCGAACGTTTATCGGCAAATGCGTTTGACACCATTATTGATATTGTTTTAAAAGGCAGCAAAAACTGCACACTTGCATTAGGAAAATATTGGATTGAAAAAGGCGAAAAAAACAAAACGGTTTTAAACATTGTTACAACCTATGCTTGGACAGGGTCGGGATACGTGGTACCAAGTGCTACTGCCAAAGCAGGTGTATTAGCTATGACGCGAAGTTTAGCGGTAGAATGGGCAAAATATGGTATACGTATGAACGCTATAGCGCCAGGACCTTTCCCTACAAAAGGCGCATGGGATCGTTTGTTACCTGGCGATTTAAAAGATACTTTTGATATAACCAAACAAGTACCTTTACGACGCGTAGGTGATCATCAAGAATTAGCCAATTTAGCAGCTTATTTGGTTTCCGATTTTTCACAATACATTAATGGTGAAGTAGTTACTATTGACGGTGGCGAATGGCTACAAGGCGCAGGCGAATTTAACATGCTTGAAAACATTCCAAAAGAACTTTGGGATATGTTAGAGCAGATGATAAAATCAAAAGGAAATAAATAA